One region of Pagrus major chromosome 5, Pma_NU_1.0 genomic DNA includes:
- the LOC140995657 gene encoding G-protein coupled receptor 15-like, with protein MLLNATVPLSVDFDTPEDFLIFIFHILFATSAVLVAGSVVIGISATRFLRGQNRFIFMLNTSISDTLTGFSVYYLGLFDVQEGYPSRNGTYYILPSFLGVNVLTFLFAQFDRYLAVCHPFFYSRYISRSVVIGICAFCWTYTYTILTVQNMVPISKAAQINAFGVMTLQIIVVVKVLMTVKLYIIARNQLGREAPSADRDNKKESLRIIVFVVICFLALWCPSFVNIIVRQLTRKGLRFRNEATNLFAILARLNALVTPALYIWGSPALRGAVWRTVWRRVCPCRRAR; from the coding sequence ATGCTCCTCAACGCCACCGTCCCTCTGTCGGTGGACTTCGACACTCCGGAGGacttcctcatcttcatcttccacATCCTGTTCGCCACGAGCGCCGTGCTGGTGGCTGGTTCAGTGGTCATCGGGATATCCGCCACTCGGTTCCTGCGCGGCCAGAACCGGTTCATCTTCATGCTGAACACGAGCATCAGTGACACTCTGACTGGCTTCTCCGTCTACTACCTCGGCCTCTTCGACGTCCAAGAGGGCTACCCCTCGAGGAACGGGACGTACTACATCTTACCTTCATTTCTAGGAGTCAATGTGTTGACCTTCCTCTTCGCTCAGTTTGACCGCTACCTCGCAGTGTGCCATCCTTTCTTTTACAGCCGCTACATATCGAGGTCTGTTGTCATCGGCATTTGCGCGTTTTGCTGGACTTACACCTACACCATCCTCACGGTGCAGAACATGGTGCCCATCTCAAAGGCGGCTCAAATAAACGCGTTTGGTGTGATGACTCTGCAGATTATTGTTGTCGTTAAAGTGTTAATGACAGTTAAATTGTACATCATAGCCAGGAACCAGCTGGGGCGCGAGGCGCCCAGCGCTGACAGAGACAACAAGAAGGAGTCTCTGCGCatcattgtgtttgtggtgatctGCTTCTTGGCTCTGTGGTGTCCATCATTTGTCAATATCATTGTCAGACAGTTGACTAGGAAAGGTCTGAGGTTTAGGAATGAAGCCACTAACCTGTTCGCCATCCTGGCGCGCCTGAACGCGCTGGTCACGCCGGCTCTGTACATCTGGGGCAGCCCGGCGCTGCGGGGGGCCGTGTGGAGGACGGTGTGGCGGAGGGTGTGCCCCTGTAGGAGGGCAAGGTAG
- the LOC140995658 gene encoding adenosine receptor A1-like: MGNSSHGWSLVVPLNSFGNVLMFLFSIFLAAAIIFLNVSVSLSILLNKALRNENRFMYMLSTCLSDICTGVSYYYVGVLDVRDSFDSPTSTFYIVPTFLGLSYMAILAAQADRYHAVVSPFKYSQRMTRNRTLIVILLYWVYAFFIVGVHNLVAVGVAKKITSMGTFVGNILTVIIMIGLNIRLFIIARFQLEKEPPSEERDSKRASVYLILVVAVFFLGTWLPIFSHVMACNLVGSKCYTFRNEGTDPLRILPRVNASLTPILYIRGCSALRVTLLTKVWRHCCCRWR; this comes from the coding sequence ATGGGTAACAGCAGCCACGGTTGGTCTCTTGTGGTGCCCCTAAACAGCTTCGGCAATGTGTTGATGTTCCTGTTCAGCATTTTCCTGGCTGCAGCCATCATCTTCCTCAacgtgtctgtctctctgtccatccTGTTGAACAAGGCGCTGCGCAACGAGAACCGCTTCATGTACATGCTGAGCACCTGCCTCAGTGACATCTGCACCGGAGTGTCCTATTATTATGTCGGCGTGCTCGATGTGAGGGACAGCTTCGACTCCCCCACGAGCACTTTTTACATCGTCCCCACATTTCTCGGGCTGTCCTACATGGCCATCCTGGCTGCTCAGGCGGACAGGTACCACGCGGTGGTGTCACCCTTTAAATACTCCCAGCGCATGACCCGCAACAGGACCCTGATCGTCATCCTCCTCTACTGGGTTTACGCTTTCTTTATCGTGGGTGTGCACAACCTGGTCGCAGTCGGGGTAGCCAAAAAGATCACGAGCATGGGTACGTTCGTGGGGAACATATTGACGGTGATTATAATGATAGGGCTGAACATCAGACTGTTCATCATAGCCAGGTTCCAGCTGGAGAAGGAGCCCCCCTCcgaggagagagacagcaagCGCGCGTCCGTGTATCTCATACTGGTGGTGGCTGTGTTTTTCTTAGGGACGTGGCTTCCCATTTTCTCTCATGTTATGGCCTGCAATTTAGTTGGTTCAAAATGTTACACCTTTAGGAATGAAGGCACTGACCCTCTTCGCATTTTGCCCCGAGTTAACGCGTCTCTGACCCCCATCCTGTACATCAGAGGGTGCAGTGCGCTCAGAGTGACGCTGCTCACCAAAGTGTGgagacactgctgctgcaggtggaggtga
- the hic2 gene encoding hypermethylated in cancer 2 protein, whose protein sequence is MELPNHAKQLLLQLNQQRAKGFLCDVIIVVENALFRAHKNILAASSIYFKSLVLHDNLINLDTEMVNPSVFRQVLDFIYTGKLLSSTEQSSEQNFSALLTAASYLQLHDLAALCRKKLKRNGGKPLPGKPSTPGPLSRLRINNQRLSSSTPAGPKNHYPPTPSDADQPQPDEGLRDKLSDDEMFVGSTGRNGNGGNGSSNGNLSSGGSAGEPDLGLDLSKKSPPSAGTATDALSPHSNSQESPQSASVSTTNSASLDDSSTTLPGGDTCGSENMDLNSSSKGSEESQNQPDGPPPQKKSRQGARKNEWPKKEASGLKSEDHDRPLVNGVIVGPKDGRSSGAGGGSGSSFTSDQCKDEEDGGENGQDHSEESGQSDGESAGGGGGGTGGGHSANYVYRQEGFEPAFGDNLYVCIPCGKGFPSSEQLNAHVETHTEDELYIKEEGGTFVKEEDEEEAEDLSAPTGPSNFGSEARPFKCTVCSKSYKDPATLRQHEKSHWLTRPFPCNICGKMFTQRGTMTRHMRSHLGLKPFACEECGMRFTRQYRLTEHMRVHSGEKPYECQLCGGKFTQQRNLISHLRMHTSPS, encoded by the coding sequence ATGGAACTGCCAAATCATGCCAAACAACTGCTGCTGCAACTCAACCAGCAGAGAGCCAAGGGCTTCCTGTGTGATGTTATCATCGTGGTGGAGAATGCGCTCTTTCGTGCCCACAAGAACATCCTGGCGGCAAGCAGCATCTACTTCAAATCTTTGGTCCTCCACGATAACCTCATTAACCTCGACACAGAGATGGTTAACCCCTCTGTATTCAGACAAGTTCTGGACTTCATCTACACTGGGAAGCTCCTCTCCTCGACGGAGCAGAGCAGTGAGCAGAATTTCAGTGCCCTCTTAACCGCAGCCAGCTACCTCCAGCTCCATGACCTCGCTGCTCTGTGCAGAAAGAAGCTTAAGCGCAATGGTGGGAAACCCCTGCCAGGTAAACCCTCCACTCCAGGTCCCCTCAGCCGCTTACGCATCAACAACCAGCGCCTTTCCTCTTCTACCCCTGCTGGTCCTAAAAACCACTATCCTCCAACCCCTTCCGATGCCGACCAGCCACAGCCAGATGAAGGCCTTCGGGACAAGCTCTCAGATGACGAAATGTTTGTCGGCAGCACTGGGAGGAATGGGAATGGGGGGAATGGCAGCAGTAACGGTAACCTCAGCAGTGGAGGAAGTGCTGGGGAGCCAGACCTTGGACTCGACCTGTCCAAGAAGAGCCCCCCATCTGCGGGCACAGCCACTGACGCCCTCAGCCCACACAGCAACTCCCAAGAATCCCCTCAATCTGCCTCAGTATCCACAACCAACAGTGCCTCACTGGATGACTCCTCTACCACCCTACCAGGTGGAGACACCTGTGGCTCAGAGAACATGGATCTCAACTCCTCCTCTAAAGGCTCAGAGGAATCCCAAAACCAGCCTGATGGCCCCCCACCTCAGAAGAAATCCCGGCAGGGTGCTCGCAAGAACGAATGGCCTAAGAAAGAGGCGTCAGGGTTGAAGTCAGAAGATCATGACAGGCCCCTGGTTAATGGGGTGATCGTGGGTCCTAAAGATGGCCGGTCCTCTGGGGCTGGAGGGGGCAGCGGCAGCAGCTTCACCTCTGACCAGTGTAAAGATGAGGAAGACGGGGGAGAGAACGGCCAAGACCACAGTGAGGAGAGTGGGCAAAGTGACGGAGAGAGtgcaggaggtggtggaggaggaacaggaggggGACACAGCGCCAACTACGTGTACCGGCAGGAGGGCTTTGAGCCAGCGTTTGGAGACAACCTCTATGTGTGCATTCCCTGTGGTAAGGGCTTCCCCAGTTCTGAGCAGCTCAATGCTCACGTGGAGACACACACCGAGGATGAGCTCTACATcaaagaagagggagggacCTTCGtgaaagaggaagatgaggaggaggcggaggaccTATCTGCCCCCACAGGTCCCTCCAACTTTGGCTCTGAAGCGCGTCCGTTCAAGTGTACAGTCTGCAGTAAGAGCTACAAAGACCCGGCTACGCTGAGACAACATGAAAAGAGCCATTGGCTGACCAGGCCTTTCCCCTGCAACATCTGTGGCAAAATGTTCACCCAGAGGGGCACCATGACGCGCCACATGCGCAGCCACCTCGGCCTCAAGCCGTTTGCGTGTGAAGAGTGTGGCATGCGCTTCACACGCCAGTACCGTCTGACAGAGCACATGCGTGTCCACTCTGGGGAGAAGCCGTACGAATGCCAGCTTTGCGGGGGGAAGTTTACCCAGCAGCGCAACCTCATCAGTCACCTGAGAATGCACACCTCACCCTCTTAG